A single Thermosynechococcus vestitus BP-1 DNA region contains:
- a CDS encoding UbiA family prenyltransferase has translation MVYLLIDLDNTLLRTEIFLELICLSLSELLIQLFTTRSFNCAQIKRKLATCADLDIATLPYNPEVIQYIQDWKAKGGKVVLIAATDQLIAERIAAHLGLFDEVYGSDGQLNLKGENKARFIRERFGEKNFIYMGDSEADLPVWAVAAKAITVNASPQLRQKVEQINPNGEHLGSAKRSIQPYLKEIRPHQWVKNVLVFVPMLAGHQFNLPTFWISLVAAIAFSLTASSVYVLNDLLDLQADRAHPRKRHRPLAAGDIPLSHGIGLILILLSAGMAIATTISSSFLGILLAYYGLTTAYSFYLKRRMIIDICILAGLYTIRILAGAVATGIALSVWLLAFSIFFFFCLATVKRQAELVDHYHRKQLKASGRGYHVDDLPIISMMAIGAGYVSILVLALYINSPQVQRLYTKPQVLWGICCVLLYWITRTIMLTHRGLMPYDPIVYAIKDRQSQICFLICLVCFILGGVF, from the coding sequence ATGGTTTATCTTCTGATTGATCTAGATAACACGCTACTGAGAACGGAAATTTTTCTAGAATTAATCTGTTTGTCTTTGAGTGAGCTTCTAATTCAACTCTTCACAACAAGAAGCTTCAATTGTGCTCAGATCAAAAGAAAATTAGCTACCTGTGCCGATCTAGACATTGCCACATTACCCTATAACCCGGAAGTTATTCAGTATATCCAAGACTGGAAAGCCAAAGGGGGTAAGGTGGTTCTCATCGCCGCCACTGATCAACTCATTGCTGAAAGGATTGCTGCCCATTTGGGACTCTTTGATGAGGTTTATGGTTCTGATGGCCAGCTTAATTTGAAGGGAGAAAACAAGGCAAGGTTTATCCGAGAGCGTTTTGGTGAGAAAAATTTTATCTACATGGGGGATTCTGAGGCGGATTTACCTGTGTGGGCAGTTGCAGCCAAGGCAATCACCGTCAATGCCTCTCCTCAGCTACGCCAAAAGGTCGAGCAAATCAATCCGAATGGCGAACATCTAGGGAGCGCAAAACGAAGCATTCAACCCTACTTGAAAGAAATTCGGCCTCATCAGTGGGTGAAAAATGTTTTGGTCTTTGTGCCGATGCTTGCAGGGCATCAGTTTAATTTGCCCACTTTTTGGATTTCGCTGGTGGCAGCGATTGCTTTTAGTCTGACGGCGTCCAGTGTCTATGTCTTAAATGATCTTTTAGATTTGCAGGCCGATCGCGCCCATCCCCGCAAGCGTCATCGTCCCTTGGCGGCTGGAGATATTCCCCTCTCCCACGGGATAGGGCTGATTTTGATCCTCCTTAGCGCTGGCATGGCGATCGCCACCACCATTAGTTCGTCATTTCTGGGCATTCTCCTCGCCTATTATGGTCTCACAACTGCCTACTCCTTCTACCTAAAGCGGCGGATGATTATTGATATTTGCATCCTTGCTGGCCTTTACACAATTCGCATCTTGGCAGGTGCAGTTGCCACAGGGATTGCCCTCAGTGTGTGGCTTTTAGCTTTCTCCATCTTTTTCTTCTTTTGTCTAGCAACCGTCAAGCGGCAGGCAGAACTGGTGGATCACTATCACCGCAAACAACTCAAGGCCAGTGGTCGAGGCTACCACGTGGACGATTTGCCGATTATTAGCATGATGGCCATTGGGGCGGGTTATGTCTCAATTTTGGTGCTGGCGCTCTATATTAACTCTCCCCAAGTGCAGCGTCTTTACACAAAACCACAAGTACTCTGGGGCATTTGCTGTGTGCTTCTATACTGGATTACCCGAACCATCATGCTGACCCACCGCGGCTTGATGCCCTATGATCCAATTGTTTATGCAATTAAAGATCGACAAAGTCAAATCTGTTTCTTAATCTGTCTGGTTTGCTTTATCTTAGGTGGAGTTTTTTGA
- a CDS encoding SPFH domain-containing protein, producing MGQLLGLLSLLLGFGVWYSASAIRVVNQGNMALVERLGRYNRRLGPGFSLIWPVFERVVFEETIREKVLDIPPQQCITRDNVTITVDAVVYWRIVDMERAYYRVENLKMAMVNLVQTQIRAEMGKLELDETFTARTQVNETLLRDLDIATDPWGVKVTRVELRDIAPSQAVQDSMELQMSAERKKRAAILTSEGEREAAINSARGKAEAQVLAAEAEQKAAILSAEAEQKVVVLRAQAERQNQILRAQGTAEAMKIIAAALHEDPKAKEALQFLLAQSYLDMGRTIGHSDSSKVLFMDPSSIPATIEGVKSLIEQSPREV from the coding sequence ATGGGTCAACTCTTGGGTCTGTTGTCTCTTCTACTGGGGTTTGGGGTCTGGTATAGTGCTAGCGCTATACGGGTTGTCAATCAGGGTAATATGGCTCTGGTGGAGCGGCTCGGCAGATATAACCGCCGCTTAGGACCAGGGTTCAGTCTTATATGGCCGGTCTTTGAGCGGGTGGTCTTTGAGGAAACGATTCGGGAAAAGGTCTTAGATATTCCGCCACAGCAGTGTATCACCCGTGACAATGTGACGATTACCGTGGATGCCGTGGTTTATTGGCGCATTGTGGATATGGAACGCGCCTACTATCGGGTGGAAAACCTGAAAATGGCGATGGTGAATTTGGTGCAAACGCAGATTCGGGCAGAAATGGGGAAGTTGGAACTGGATGAAACCTTTACAGCCCGTACCCAAGTGAACGAGACCCTGCTACGGGATCTTGATATTGCCACGGATCCTTGGGGCGTCAAGGTGACCCGTGTGGAGCTGCGGGATATTGCCCCTTCGCAGGCGGTTCAAGACTCGATGGAACTGCAAATGTCTGCGGAGCGCAAAAAACGTGCTGCTATTCTTACCTCTGAAGGGGAACGGGAAGCAGCCATCAACTCTGCTCGGGGTAAAGCGGAAGCCCAGGTTTTAGCGGCGGAGGCAGAACAAAAGGCCGCCATTCTGTCAGCGGAAGCGGAACAAAAAGTAGTAGTGTTGCGTGCCCAAGCCGAGCGTCAAAATCAGATTTTGCGTGCCCAAGGAACCGCAGAAGCGATGAAGATTATTGCGGCAGCACTGCACGAAGATCCAAAGGCGAAGGAAGCGCTCCAGTTTCTCCTCGCCCAGAGCTATTTGGATATGGGACGCACCATTGGCCACAGTGATAGCAGTAAAGTACTATTTATGGATCCCAGCAGTATCCCAGCGACGATCGAGGGTGTGAAGTCCCTAATCGAGCAGTCCCCCCGCGAGGTATAG
- the purS gene encoding phosphoribosylformylglycinamidine synthase subunit PurS, with protein sequence MAQFQAQVFVTLRPSVLDPAGVAVQAGIHHLGYTNVQSVRIGKLVELTLEAGDRATAEAQLGHIADQLLANPVIETFRIELQELATAAE encoded by the coding sequence ATGGCACAATTTCAGGCACAGGTGTTTGTGACGCTGCGACCATCAGTGTTAGATCCCGCAGGGGTTGCAGTACAGGCGGGGATTCATCATCTAGGCTATACAAATGTGCAATCGGTGCGCATTGGTAAACTAGTGGAACTCACCCTAGAGGCTGGCGATCGCGCCACTGCCGAGGCACAACTGGGCCACATTGCCGATCAACTGTTAGCCAATCCCGTGATTGAAACCTTTCGCATTGAATTGCAGGAGCTGGCCACTGCCGCAGAGTAG
- the purQ gene encoding phosphoribosylformylglycinamidine synthase subunit PurQ, producing the protein MSEGLNVGIVVFPGSNCDRDVAYVTREILQWPTQLLWHEETDLGDYDLIVLPGGFSFGDYLRCGAIARFSPIMAAVKDHAAAGKWVLGICNGFQILTEAKLLPGALVRNRDLHFICDRVHLRLEAKERPWLRAYGDKTVIRLPIAHGEGCYYADATTLAELEANRQVLFRYADAQGNVTPESNPNGSLNNIAGICNAAGNVLGMMPHPERAADPALSHSPSEHTLDGLQLFQSLLLASAFA; encoded by the coding sequence GTGAGTGAGGGCCTAAACGTAGGGATTGTTGTTTTTCCCGGATCGAATTGCGATCGCGATGTTGCCTACGTCACCAGGGAAATTCTCCAATGGCCGACGCAACTGTTGTGGCACGAGGAGACCGATCTGGGGGATTACGATTTGATTGTGCTGCCGGGGGGCTTTAGTTTTGGCGATTATTTGCGCTGTGGGGCGATCGCCCGCTTCTCACCCATCATGGCCGCCGTCAAAGACCATGCCGCCGCTGGCAAATGGGTGCTCGGCATTTGTAATGGCTTTCAAATCCTAACTGAGGCAAAACTGCTCCCGGGGGCCCTAGTGCGCAATCGGGACCTGCACTTTATTTGCGATCGCGTCCATTTGCGCTTAGAAGCCAAAGAGCGGCCATGGCTACGGGCCTATGGCGATAAAACCGTCATCCGCTTGCCCATTGCCCATGGTGAGGGCTGCTACTATGCCGATGCCACGACCCTTGCCGAACTGGAAGCCAACCGCCAAGTCCTCTTTCGCTATGCTGATGCCCAAGGGAATGTCACCCCCGAAAGTAATCCCAATGGCTCCTTGAACAATATCGCCGGTATTTGCAATGCCGCCGGCAATGTTTTAGGAATGATGCCTCACCCTGAGCGGGCAGCTGATCCTGCCCTGAGCCACTCCCCCAGTGAGCACACCTTGGATGGGTTACAGTTATTTCAGTCGTTGCTGCTAGCCTCTGCTTTTGCCTAA
- a CDS encoding MarC family protein: MTFLLGTIAALFPITDPIAAIPVFYALTAKQSRRQRLKQARQVAINVAAVLTVFFFMGKLILAFFGISLPVVRIAGGLIVGHTAWQMVTSQDRLTQQEHIEAADKVDISLTPMAIPLISGPGAIAMTISLSTRCHTWLEYLGAWLGILLLSAMVYLFLILGEPLSRAWGITDRGALTRLLGFLILAIAVQFIADGSLALLQTLLS; this comes from the coding sequence TTGACGTTTCTCCTGGGCACAATCGCGGCTCTATTTCCCATTACCGATCCCATTGCCGCCATTCCTGTGTTCTATGCCCTGACGGCCAAGCAATCCCGTCGGCAGCGGCTCAAGCAGGCTAGGCAAGTAGCAATCAATGTGGCCGCTGTACTTACAGTTTTCTTCTTTATGGGGAAGTTGATCCTAGCCTTCTTTGGTATTTCTCTGCCCGTTGTCCGCATTGCCGGTGGCTTAATCGTTGGGCATACGGCTTGGCAGATGGTGACTTCTCAGGATCGCTTAACGCAACAGGAGCACATAGAAGCGGCAGATAAGGTGGATATTTCCTTAACGCCAATGGCCATTCCCCTCATTAGTGGGCCGGGGGCGATCGCCATGACCATTAGCCTCTCTACTCGCTGCCATACTTGGCTAGAATATTTGGGAGCATGGCTGGGGATTTTGTTGCTGAGTGCCATGGTTTACTTGTTCCTGATCTTAGGGGAACCCCTCAGTCGAGCTTGGGGAATTACCGATCGCGGCGCCTTGACAAGACTGTTGGGCTTTTTAATTCTGGCGATCGCCGTCCAGTTCATTGCCGATGGCAGTCTGGCGCTTCTGCAGACCCTGTTGAGTTAG
- a CDS encoding C40 family peptidase, with amino-acid sequence MSIFTTKGGQVYQLHQLTATVNLYDAPTGDRLATQGAAGRFLWVSALESERTYVQLAEDDYWGWLDQGDYRHLTPATEPYQPIARDRAYIEAVLEDVIAFCLAAQEAPHEYLWGGTVAPNYDCSGLMQASFASQGIWLPRDAYQQEAFATPLGSNSIAETLPQLQRGDLVFFGSREKATHVGLYLGQGQYIHSSGKEYGRNGIGIDTLFPSEDPVSIAYQRQFRGGGRIEYSYLPLTPHP; translated from the coding sequence ATGTCTATTTTCACAACCAAGGGTGGCCAAGTGTATCAACTGCACCAACTCACGGCAACGGTGAACCTCTACGATGCGCCAACGGGCGATCGCTTGGCAACCCAAGGGGCAGCAGGACGGTTTCTCTGGGTCTCTGCTTTGGAGTCTGAACGTACCTATGTACAACTGGCGGAGGATGACTACTGGGGCTGGTTGGATCAAGGGGATTACCGCCATCTCACGCCCGCTACTGAGCCCTATCAACCCATTGCCCGCGATCGCGCCTACATCGAGGCGGTCCTTGAAGACGTTATTGCCTTTTGCTTAGCGGCACAGGAGGCGCCCCATGAGTATCTCTGGGGAGGAACCGTCGCCCCCAACTACGACTGTTCTGGCTTGATGCAGGCCAGTTTCGCCAGTCAAGGCATTTGGCTACCGCGGGATGCTTATCAGCAAGAGGCCTTTGCCACCCCCCTAGGGAGCAACTCGATTGCGGAAACCCTACCCCAGCTGCAGCGGGGCGATCTGGTCTTTTTCGGCAGCCGCGAAAAGGCGACCCATGTGGGCCTCTATCTGGGGCAGGGGCAGTATATCCATAGCTCTGGCAAGGAATATGGCCGCAATGGCATTGGCATTGATACCCTCTTCCCCAGTGAGGATCCCGTGAGCATTGCCTATCAGCGGCAGTTTCGCGGTGGTGGCCGCATTGAGTATAGCTATCTGCCGCTAACGCCCCATCCCTAG
- a CDS encoding GuaB3 family IMP dehydrogenase-related protein, translating to MTIQLGGHRTARRAYGIDEIALVPGNRTLDPQLVDTRWRIGAIEREIPIIASAMDGVVDVTMAVKLSQMGALGVLNLEGIQTRYEDPAPILERIASVSVDEFVPLMQQLYAQPIQPHLIEKRIQEIKSQGGIAAVSLTPAGASRFGEVVAAAGADLLFVQATVVSPAHLAPEGTDPLDLAAFCERMPMPVILGNCVTYEVALSLMHCGAAAILVGIGPGAACTSRGVLGVGVPQVTAIADCAAARDAYFEETQRYVPVIADGGLVTGGDVCKCIACGADAVMMGSPFARAKEAPGRGYHWGMATPSPVLPRGTRIHVGTTGTLEQILRGPAQLDDGTHNFLGALQTSMGTLGAKDLREMQQVEIVIAPSLLTEGKVYQKAQKLGMGR from the coding sequence ATGACAATTCAACTAGGGGGACATCGCACCGCCCGCCGCGCCTACGGTATTGATGAAATTGCCCTTGTCCCCGGCAATCGCACCCTTGATCCTCAATTGGTGGATACCCGCTGGCGCATTGGTGCCATTGAACGGGAAATTCCGATTATTGCCAGTGCCATGGATGGGGTCGTGGATGTCACAATGGCGGTCAAACTCAGCCAGATGGGGGCACTGGGCGTTCTCAATCTTGAGGGGATTCAAACCCGCTACGAAGATCCCGCACCCATTCTCGAACGCATTGCCAGCGTCAGTGTGGATGAATTTGTGCCCCTGATGCAGCAGTTGTATGCGCAGCCGATTCAACCCCACCTCATTGAAAAACGCATTCAAGAAATCAAATCCCAAGGGGGAATTGCTGCCGTCAGTTTAACCCCAGCGGGGGCCAGTCGTTTTGGTGAGGTTGTAGCAGCGGCAGGGGCCGATTTGCTCTTTGTGCAAGCAACCGTTGTCTCACCGGCCCACCTTGCGCCTGAGGGAACAGACCCCCTAGACTTGGCTGCCTTTTGTGAGCGGATGCCCATGCCCGTTATTTTGGGGAACTGTGTCACCTATGAGGTGGCTCTCAGTCTCATGCACTGTGGCGCAGCGGCAATTCTGGTGGGGATTGGTCCAGGGGCGGCCTGTACCTCCCGTGGGGTGCTTGGGGTGGGGGTGCCTCAAGTGACGGCGATCGCTGACTGTGCAGCGGCACGGGACGCCTATTTTGAAGAAACGCAACGCTATGTGCCCGTGATTGCCGATGGCGGCCTTGTCACCGGTGGCGATGTCTGCAAATGTATTGCCTGCGGCGCAGATGCAGTGATGATGGGGTCGCCCTTTGCCCGTGCCAAAGAAGCCCCTGGTCGTGGTTATCACTGGGGTATGGCCACGCCTAGTCCTGTCCTGCCGCGGGGGACGCGCATTCATGTGGGCACCACAGGTACCCTTGAGCAGATTCTGCGGGGACCCGCCCAGTTGGACGATGGGACCCACAACTTCCTTGGGGCGTTGCAAACCAGTATGGGCACCCTTGGGGCCAAGGATCTGCGGGAGATGCAGCAAGTGGAGATCGTCATTGCGCCTTCCCTCCTCACGGAAGGTAAGGTCTATCAAAAAGCGCAAAAACTAGGGATGGGGCGTTAG